Within Candidatus Micrarchaeia archaeon, the genomic segment TGGAACGTACTCTGTATTGTCCGAGCCAATACGTTTGCTGAAGCACACCCACGGCGCGTCGGACAGGGGAGGAACACACTTCGGCGTGATTCTTCGGGCCCTGCAACTAACCAATCCGGACGCCTACGGCAATGCATTCGTGAGCGGAAGGTACGGCCTGCGTATGGACACGATTTTTTCTAGGGTGAGCGCCATTCTTGAAAAGCAGGCGAACCTACAAAAACTCACTGCGCAAGAAAAAACCGAGTATGCCTGCTTTTTGAACGCCCTGGTGCTCTTGGCGTCGATAGAAGGAGGGCAAACCCTCGCAACTATTATCGCAGGATTGAAAAATCCGGAGCACGCGAGAACAGTGCGCGATGTTCTCGAACGCGGACGCATTCCAGTCCCTCCGATGGAACAAGAATAGGCCGCGCTACGAAATCCCAACTAATAATAGTATCGTAGGGATTATTATCGCGGCCATCATCACAGTGCGCTCCACCCCAATTCTCACCGTCGCGTAGCCAACAGCGGATGAAAGCGCGAACACAAGCACTCCAAGAACCCCGTCAAGTATGAAAACGACCGCAAGCAGGTAGAGCGCGAGAATCCAGTTGAACCAGGAAAAATCCACCTCTGAAAGCCGACCCACATTTTTTCTCAGGATGAACAAGGCGGCTCCGGCAATGGCAAGCCCGAGGAAGAAATAGAACATCAGCATGTCCATATTTTCCCAGATTCCTATTATTTGCGAGAGATTCACAACCAGCCCGTGCCTCGCCTTCTCAATGCTCGCGCTGCTCGCGAGCGCGAACACGAACTGCCCTGCGTTCACCGCCGCGACCGTCGCAAGGTAGTTCTCGGTTTCAAACGCGATGAATATGGACGCGAAAGCCGCAATCTGCGCAGGAGAGCTTATCGCAGGTATGAGGTTGGCCATCCCCCCGAGCGCCACCCCCAAAGCAGAATATTTCAATATCCCGAACCCCACGTTTCCGTCCTTCTGCTTGGGCATCCTCTGCTTCCTGTAATTCAATATCGCGCCCATGGCAAAAAACCCTGAGAACAGCGGAAGGAACCCGTCCTGCATTTCCATGCGCAGCGCGTAAAACCCCAGCAACCCAGCCGCAAGGAAAACAACTGCCGCGAGAGCCGGGTTTTTCGTCCGGATCACAAGCAACAGCGAAGCGCCTGCGAGTATGTGCACTAGA encodes:
- a CDS encoding tripartite tricarboxylate transporter permease is translated as FGIPDERTIVSVLPGNRMAMEGNGIAALKTTVVSTLFASFLAFLLVPLAIEFYPVAYALVQPYLVHILAGASLLLVIRTKNPALAAVVFLAAGLLGFYALRMEMQDGFLPLFSGFFAMGAILNYRKQRMPKQKDGNVGFGILKYSALGVALGGMANLIPAISSPAQIAAFASIFIAFETENYLATVAAVNAGQFVFALASSASIEKARHGLVVNLSQIIGIWENMDMLMFYFFLGLAIAGAALFILRKNVGRLSEVDFSWFNWILALYLLAVVFILDGVLGVLVFALSSAVGYATVRIGVERTVMMAAIIIPTILLLVGIS